The Capsicum annuum cultivar UCD-10X-F1 unplaced genomic scaffold, UCD10Xv1.1 ctg23552, whole genome shotgun sequence genome contains the following window.
ATCTATATTAAATACTTGACAACTTTGTAAAACATAACCCTGAAAAAACCTGTTTGTATATATATTCCTTTAAATAGTGTACGAGCAATATTTATTTCGATTACATAtctttaatttgttttctatTATATGTGACAAGTTTTGAATGATTGTAGGGGTGCAAGGCAAGGAAATTTGCTGTAAAGAGCTGACAAAACCTGTTAAATGTTCTAGTGACCCTCTATGTCAAAAACTCTGTATGGAGAAGGAGAAATATGAAGATGGTCATTGTTTCACAATCCTAAGCAAGTGCTTATGCATGAAGAGATGTAATGCTAAAACTCTCGCAACAGAATTGCTTGCTTGAAGAAGAGTTCCTCAAGCAgtaattaagtttgattatggATTTAGTGtcacacaaaattaaataaagt
Protein-coding sequences here:
- the LOC124890736 gene encoding flower-specific defensin-like (The sequence of the model RefSeq protein was modified relative to this genomic sequence to represent the inferred CDS: added 64 bases not found in genome assembly), with protein sequence MARSIYFMAFLVLAMTLFVANGVQGKEICCKELTKPVKCSSDPLCQKLCMEKEKYEDGHCFTILSKCLCMKRCNAKTLATELLA